In Cynocephalus volans isolate mCynVol1 chromosome 16, mCynVol1.pri, whole genome shotgun sequence, the following proteins share a genomic window:
- the LOC134364447 gene encoding igE-binding protein-like: protein MGSTQSTISALDAVLSQRGIKVGNCVLKNFVKEVDRVAPWYACSGSLTLTSWNKLGRDLDRKYLEGDLRQGTKTIWKFVKNCLEDEGCRLVVTEGQNTLEEVQDSMSESERSERMGTRKRRDVSYKEKDPPGESTDKGVKTEKGPPGKSADEGVIYNPSEVQKKRGGPYPVEDLEALNIGESDSDSLDSSEESDLEEEAARYEEERYHPDGWRRPFRKQEKRPPPMAPARAAPSAPPPPPYEGRSNPLSFLPDKVRRKVQAAFPVFEVEGGGRIHAPVEYSQIKDLAEAVRKYGVNANFTVVMLERFAGATMTPADWQMLAKAALPTMGQYMEWKALWHEAAQAQARANAVALTPEQRTWTFDMLTGQGQFAADQTAFPWGAYVQISSTAIKAWKTLPKKGEASGQLTKIIQGPQEPFSDFVARMTEAAGRIFGDPDQAAPLVEQLIFEQATQECRAAIAPRKNKGLQDWLRACRELGGPLTNAGLAAAILQSQRPLRQGMNRRTCFKCGQVGHLKKDCPAPDKDRVSLCSRCSKGYHKASQCRSVRDIKGRLLPPPEDQHKMDSKNVRVGPRSQGPQKYGNKVDRGQGKGEKVQSEDTQEWTCTPPPTSY, encoded by the coding sequence ATGGGATCCACACAGTCCACTATTTCTGCTTTGGATGCAGTACTGAGTCAACGTGGAATTAAGGTGGGGAACTGCGTCCTTaagaattttgtgaaagaggttgACCGGGTAGCTCCATGGTATGCTTGTTCTGGCTCCCTAACCCTGACCTCCTGGAACAAACTGGGCAGAGACCTCGATCGCAAATATCTCGAAGGGGACCTGAGACAGGGCACCAAGACAATATGGAAGTTTGTTAAGAactgcttagaagatgagggctgtaggCTGGTGGTGACGGAGGGACAAAATACTTTAGAGGAAGTTCAGGACAGCATGTCAGAATCTGAGCgaagtgagaggatgggtacccgcaagaggagagacgtctcctacAAGGAAAAGGACCCTCCCGGTGAGTCTACCGACAAGGGAGTGAAAACGGAAAAAGGACCTCCCGGTAAGTCCGCAGACGAGGGAGTGATTTATAACCCGAGTGAGGttcaaaagaaaagggggggCCCTTACCCTGTGGAGGATTTAGAGGCCTTGAACATAGGGGAATCAGACTCTGACTCCCTCGACTCTAGTGAGGAATCAGATCTAGAGGAGGAAGCCGCTAGATATGAGGAGGAAAGGTATCACCCCGATGGGTGGAGGAGGCCCTTTAGGAAGCAGGAGAAGCGGCCGCCCCCAATGGCTCCCGCACGAGCTGCGCCTTCagcacctccacctcctccctaTGAGGGGCGCTccaatcctctttcttttcttcctgataaaGTGAGGAGAAAGGTGCAAGccgccttcccagtttttgaggtggAAGGCGGAGGGCGAATCCATGCCCCTGTTGAGTACAGCCAAATCAAAGATCTTGCCGAGGCAGTTAGAAAGTATGGGGTAAATGCCAATTTCACTGTAGTAATGTTAGAAAGATTTGCCGGCGCCACCATGACACCTGCGGATTGGCAAATGCTGGCTAAAGCTGCCCTTCCTACAATGGgccaatacatggaatggaaggcgctatggcatgaggcggcacaggctcaagccagggcaaacgctgtcGCGTTGACCCCTGAGCAGCGGACTTGGacttttgatatgttaacaggccagggccaatttgccgctgatcagacagccttcccatggggtgcttatgttcaaattTCTAGCACTGCCATCAAGGCTTGGAAGACACTCCCCAAGAAAGGGGAAGCCTCTGGGCAGCTCACAAAAATTATCCAGGGACCTCAAGAACCATTTTCAGATTTTGTAGCTCGCATGACAGAGGCAGCAGGGCGTATTTTTGGAGACCCTGACCAAGCTGCACCTCTTGTTGAACAACTTATTTTTGAACAGGCTACACAAGAATGTCGAGCAGCTATAGCCCCgagaaaaaataaagggttacaggattggctcagagcaTGCCGAGAACTTGGAGGTCCCCttaccaatgcagggctggctgcCGCCATCCTACAGTCACAGAGACCATTGAGGCAGGGGATGAACAGGAGAACCTGCTTCAAGTGCGGCCAGGTGGGACATTTAAAGAAAGATTGTCCCGCCCCAGATAAGGACAGGGTGTCCCTTTGCTCCCGTTGTAGCAAGGGGTATCATAAAGCTAGTCAGTGCCGCTCCGTCAGGGACATCAAGGGGCGACTCCTCCCGCCACCTGAGGACCAACACAAGATGGATTCAAAAAACGTGAGGGTGGGCCCACGTTCTCAGGGCCCTCAAAAGTATGGGAACAAGGTGGACAGAGgccaggggaaaggggagaaagtccagtcagaagacacacaagAATGGACCTGCACGCCTCCTCCGACTTCTTATTAA